The proteins below come from a single Deltaproteobacteria bacterium genomic window:
- a CDS encoding adenylosuccinate lyase → MIERYTRPAMGRIWTEENRLAKWLEVELLACEALTERGEVPREAVALLRKNARVNVARMQEIEAQTKHDVIAFVSSVAETVGVEGRFLHLGLTSSDVIDTGFAVQLCEATDLLLKDIDAQLVVLRRMAEAHAHTPMIGRTHGVHAEPITFGLKAAHWYAEMKRNRARLAHAREEIAFGKISGAVGTFANIDPAVEAFVCTRLGLQPEPVSTQIVPRDRHAVFFSTLALIGSSLERIATEVRHLQRTEVFEVEEPFTPGQKGSSAMPHKRNPWQLENVCGMARLLRGYALAAFENVPLWHERDISHSSVERVIGPDATIALDFTLVRLTGILDKLVIHPERMRKNMELLGEAIYSEHLLLALVRKGISRDEAYRWVQRNAMRVWETNASFIAEVRRDPDITKLLTTAEIDTLFDIHHALRNTDTIMRRVLSEQ, encoded by the coding sequence ATGATTGAACGCTACACCCGTCCGGCGATGGGCCGGATTTGGACGGAAGAGAATAGACTAGCCAAGTGGCTAGAGGTCGAACTTTTAGCCTGCGAAGCCCTGACCGAGCGCGGCGAAGTGCCGCGCGAAGCGGTCGCCTTACTGCGCAAAAACGCCAGAGTCAACGTCGCGCGTATGCAGGAAATCGAAGCGCAGACCAAACATGATGTCATCGCTTTCGTCTCTTCCGTGGCTGAAACTGTCGGCGTAGAAGGTCGGTTCTTGCATCTGGGCCTTACCTCCTCGGACGTGATCGATACCGGCTTCGCGGTCCAACTCTGCGAAGCAACGGATCTGTTGTTGAAAGACATTGACGCTCAGCTCGTTGTCCTCAGACGGATGGCAGAAGCCCATGCCCACACGCCGATGATCGGTCGTACGCACGGCGTTCATGCCGAGCCCATCACCTTTGGTCTCAAAGCCGCGCATTGGTACGCGGAGATGAAACGCAATCGTGCTCGTCTCGCGCACGCACGTGAAGAGATCGCCTTTGGCAAAATTTCCGGCGCGGTCGGCACCTTCGCTAATATCGACCCCGCGGTTGAAGCATTCGTCTGTACACGGCTGGGACTGCAACCCGAACCGGTCTCGACGCAGATTGTTCCCCGTGATCGACACGCCGTGTTCTTTTCGACGCTGGCGTTAATCGGCAGCTCCTTGGAGCGCATCGCCACTGAAGTGCGGCATCTGCAACGCACAGAAGTCTTCGAAGTCGAAGAACCGTTTACGCCTGGACAAAAAGGCTCTTCCGCCATGCCACATAAACGCAATCCTTGGCAACTGGAGAATGTCTGCGGTATGGCGCGGCTGCTGCGCGGTTATGCGTTAGCGGCATTCGAGAACGTCCCGCTGTGGCACGAACGCGATATCAGTCATTCCTCGGTCGAGCGCGTCATCGGCCCGGATGCTACGATCGCGCTGGACTTCACGCTGGTGCGTCTGACCGGCATCCTCGACAAACTCGTCATCCATCCCGAACGGATGCGCAAGAACATGGAACTCCTGGGCGAAGCCATTTACTCTGAGCATTTGCTCTTGGCCCTGGTTCGCAAAGGCATCTCGCGCGATGAAGCCTACCGTTGGGTGCAACGCAACGCCATGCGCGTGTGGGAAACCAACGCCTCGTTTATCGCGGAGGTACGGCGCGACCCGGATATTACTAAGCTGCTGACGACGGCAGAGATCGACACCCTCTTCGATATCCACCATGCGTTGAGAAATACTGACACAATCATGCGACGGGTGCTCAGTGAACAATAA
- the purS gene encoding phosphoribosylformylglycinamidine synthase subunit PurS, with protein sequence MLAKVYVTPKKAILDPQGKAIVHSLHSLHYDEVADVRMGKYLELRLTGLSRGQAQQRVEEMCSRLLANLVIEDFRFEIVEE encoded by the coding sequence ATGCTAGCCAAAGTGTACGTCACTCCCAAAAAAGCCATTCTCGATCCGCAGGGGAAAGCGATCGTCCATTCCCTGCACTCCCTGCACTACGACGAAGTCGCCGATGTCCGCATGGGCAAATACCTAGAGCTGCGGCTCACCGGGCTTTCGCGGGGACAAGCTCAGCAGCGGGTAGAAGAGATGTGCAGTCGCCTCTTAGCCAATCTCGTGATCGAAGATTTTCGCTTCGAGATCGTGGAGGAGTAG
- the purQ gene encoding phosphoribosylformylglycinamidine synthase subunit PurQ has translation MKWGVITFPGSLDDRDAFYCLEAVLGQQVVPLWHKDPDLHGVDAIILPGGFSYGDYLRCGAIARFSPVMQSVVDFANAGGPVMGMCNGFQILCESGLLPGALIRNQSLSYICEWTRVRVETTKTVFTAACREGEILRIPIKHGEGCYVADDTVLQQLEDNGQVVFRYVNETGEATEAANPNGALRNIAGVTNAHGNVVGLMPHPEHAVEALLGSKDGRKLFTSVLAR, from the coding sequence ATGAAGTGGGGTGTGATTACCTTTCCCGGCTCTTTAGACGACCGCGATGCCTTTTACTGCCTCGAAGCCGTGTTGGGGCAGCAAGTCGTACCGCTCTGGCATAAAGATCCCGACCTCCACGGTGTCGACGCCATCATCCTGCCGGGCGGTTTCTCGTATGGCGATTATCTCCGCTGCGGTGCGATCGCTCGCTTCTCGCCGGTCATGCAAAGCGTGGTCGATTTCGCTAATGCTGGCGGTCCAGTGATGGGCATGTGCAACGGCTTTCAGATTTTGTGCGAATCCGGCCTCCTTCCCGGCGCGTTGATTCGCAATCAGTCGCTATCGTACATCTGTGAATGGACACGGGTGCGTGTGGAAACCACCAAGACAGTATTCACTGCGGCTTGTCGCGAAGGCGAAATTCTCCGCATTCCGATCAAACACGGCGAAGGCTGCTATGTCGCCGACGACACAGTGCTGCAACAGCTCGAAGACAATGGTCAGGTGGTCTTCCGTTACGTGAACGAGACCGGAGAAGCTACTGAGGCGGCGAACCCGAACGGCGCGCTCCGCAACATCGCCGGCGTCACCAACGCCCACGGAAATGTCGTGGGTCTGATGCCGCATCCCGAGCACGCCGTCGAAGCCCTGCTCGGTAGCAAAGACGGACGGAAACTGTTTACTTCTGTTCTTGCACGTTAA